A window of Bradyrhizobium sp. AZCC 1610 contains these coding sequences:
- a CDS encoding DUF1127 domain-containing protein: MSCGSTTCNSTNTLGAASPIFPDLRWSWKVPLTWLVEIARWWGRRYQYGELLELDDRLLADIGISRTVVEEIRKSSLYERAWRDSK, from the coding sequence ATGTCTTGCGGCAGCACGACCTGCAATTCAACCAACACTCTCGGCGCAGCTTCACCCATTTTCCCGGATCTTAGATGGTCCTGGAAAGTTCCTCTTACGTGGCTTGTCGAAATAGCCCGGTGGTGGGGACGACGATACCAGTACGGAGAACTTCTCGAACTTGATGACCGGCTGCTCGCCGACATCGGCATTTCTAGGACGGTCGTCGAAGAAATACGCAAGTCTTCTTTGTACGAGCGTGCGTGGCGCGACAGCAAATGA
- a CDS encoding ABC transporter ATP-binding protein has translation MQVTDLTKMYGDQTALADVSFSVSAGEILGLIGPNGAGKTTLLEAIAGLLPADRGRIVWRGTVLPLGQRREFIFYLPDGLRPWEDQYVARVLALFAGVYRRPESQVAGTVRAVGLSPVLEKPVFALSKGFGRRLMLALALLTPHPMIVMDEPFDGFDLRQTREIMNLLRRVAATGRTLVLAIHQLVDAERVCDRFVLLADGRVRGIGTLDELRAHTERPSAGLEEVFLALT, from the coding sequence ATGCAAGTCACCGATTTGACCAAAATGTATGGCGATCAGACTGCGCTCGCCGACGTATCTTTCTCCGTATCCGCCGGCGAAATTCTCGGCCTCATCGGGCCAAATGGAGCCGGAAAGACGACCCTGCTGGAGGCGATTGCCGGTCTTCTGCCGGCTGACCGCGGCCGCATTGTTTGGCGCGGAACGGTCCTGCCATTGGGGCAACGCCGAGAGTTCATCTTCTATCTGCCGGACGGACTTCGGCCCTGGGAGGACCAATACGTCGCGCGAGTGCTTGCGTTATTCGCGGGCGTCTACAGGCGTCCGGAAAGCCAGGTGGCAGGGACGGTGCGCGCCGTTGGACTGTCGCCGGTGCTGGAAAAACCCGTCTTCGCGTTGTCGAAAGGGTTTGGCCGCCGCCTGATGCTTGCGCTCGCGCTCCTCACGCCTCATCCGATGATTGTCATGGATGAGCCGTTCGATGGCTTCGACCTCAGACAGACCCGCGAGATTATGAATCTGCTCCGCCGCGTGGCGGCCACGGGTCGCACGCTTGTTCTCGCGATCCATCAACTCGTCGATGCCGAACGCGTCTGCGACCGCTTTGTGCTGCTCGCCGATGGCCGCGTCCGCGGCATCGGCACGCTCGACGAGCTTCGCGCGCACACAGAGCGGCCGTCGGCAGGACTGGAGGAGGTGTTTCTTGCACTCACCTGA
- a CDS encoding DUF1259 domain-containing protein, which yields MRILKYLAASLVALSLSTAARSQDIDWQKVDDAMGRKAAVSGDVHRYGFPRSDLSVTLDGVTIKPALALGGWVAFKPAHGGVMAMGDLVLLETEINPVMLKLIEGGLEITAVHNHLLRASPATYYMHVGGHGDAVKMATVISEALAVSKTPLTAAVGGAPPPIDLDTAQLDQIIGIKGQNNGGVYQFAVPRRDPISEGGMQLVPVGPMGVAQAIGFQPTGGGKAAITGDFVLTGNEVNPVIRALRSNGIEVTALHSHMLDEQPRLFFCHFWANDDALKLAKGLRAALDKSAVALH from the coding sequence ATGCGCATCCTCAAATATCTCGCCGCGTCGCTCGTCGCACTTTCACTCAGCACGGCAGCAAGGTCGCAGGACATCGACTGGCAGAAGGTCGATGACGCCATGGGCAGAAAAGCGGCGGTGTCCGGCGACGTGCACCGCTACGGATTCCCGCGCAGTGACCTGTCGGTCACGCTGGACGGGGTGACGATCAAGCCCGCGCTCGCGCTCGGCGGCTGGGTCGCGTTCAAGCCGGCCCATGGCGGGGTGATGGCAATGGGAGATCTCGTCTTGCTGGAGACCGAGATCAATCCGGTCATGCTGAAGCTGATCGAAGGCGGGTTGGAGATCACGGCCGTGCATAATCATCTGCTGCGCGCCAGCCCGGCGACCTACTACATGCATGTCGGCGGCCACGGCGATGCTGTGAAGATGGCAACGGTGATCAGCGAAGCACTGGCGGTCAGCAAGACCCCGCTGACCGCAGCCGTCGGCGGCGCCCCGCCTCCGATCGATCTCGATACGGCGCAGCTCGATCAGATCATCGGAATCAAGGGGCAGAACAATGGCGGCGTCTACCAGTTTGCAGTGCCGCGCCGCGATCCGATCAGTGAGGGCGGCATGCAGCTTGTCCCTGTCGGTCCCATGGGAGTCGCGCAGGCGATCGGTTTTCAGCCGACGGGCGGCGGCAAGGCAGCGATAACAGGCGATTTCGTCCTCACCGGTAACGAGGTCAATCCGGTGATCAGGGCGCTGCGCAGCAACGGGATCGAGGTGACCGCGCTGCACAGCCACATGCTCGACGAGCAGCCACGCCTGTTCTTCTGCCATTTCTGGGCAAACGACGATGCCCTAAAGCTGGCGAAAGGCCTGCGTGCGGCGCTCGACAAGAGCGCAGTTGCGTTGCATTGA
- a CDS encoding response regulator — protein MRLLLIEDEARIVQLLTAALAHANFVVDAVSTGVDGRAALAAAPYDAAILDLGLPDGDGLALLLATRASGNQIPVLILTARDAVEDRVRGLDSGADDYLVKPFATTELIARLKALLRRPGGALGTILQAGNVALDTIGRDVTVGLVRIVLPRRESATLELMMRRVGRVVPKTILEEKLYGIDYELESNAVPVHVHHLRRKLQRAGATVEIHTVRGVGYLLEETRS, from the coding sequence TTGCGGCTGTTGCTGATCGAGGATGAAGCCCGCATCGTGCAGCTGCTCACGGCAGCTTTGGCGCACGCGAACTTTGTTGTCGACGCTGTCAGTACCGGTGTCGATGGCCGTGCGGCGCTCGCCGCCGCGCCGTATGACGCGGCGATCCTCGATCTCGGCCTGCCTGACGGCGACGGGCTCGCACTGCTTCTCGCGACGAGAGCGAGCGGAAATCAAATTCCGGTCCTCATCCTCACCGCCCGGGACGCCGTGGAGGACCGGGTCCGCGGGCTCGACAGCGGAGCGGACGATTATCTCGTGAAGCCCTTCGCCACGACCGAGCTGATCGCACGCCTCAAAGCGCTCCTGCGTCGCCCCGGAGGCGCTCTCGGTACCATCCTGCAGGCAGGCAACGTCGCCTTGGACACGATCGGACGCGATGTCACCGTCGGTCTGGTGCGCATCGTTCTGCCCCGACGCGAGAGTGCGACGCTCGAGCTCATGATGCGCCGAGTCGGGCGGGTCGTGCCCAAGACGATTCTCGAGGAAAAGCTCTACGGAATCGATTACGAGCTCGAATCGAATGCCGTTCCTGTGCACGTCCATCACCTACGCCGCAAGCTGCAGCGGGCGGGGG
- a CDS encoding DUF6719 family protein codes for MVLFMAQPSFAQKLYAYEPLMMDPYSTIYVNDGSCSAGKVLKVQGAPRNQRRKKSCVPMSDLQGVPRSGLAK; via the coding sequence ATGGTCTTGTTCATGGCACAGCCATCTTTCGCCCAGAAACTATATGCTTACGAGCCACTGATGATGGATCCGTACTCCACGATCTATGTCAACGATGGCTCCTGTTCGGCAGGCAAGGTTCTGAAGGTGCAGGGCGCACCTCGGAATCAGCGCCGCAAGAAGAGCTGTGTGCCTATGAGCGATCTGCAGGGCGTGCCGCGCTCCGGCCTCGCCAAGTAG
- a CDS encoding DUF1127 domain-containing protein, with product MSTFITDPLSFPTSQAGDRPARVHQSNSGPSPAIRWGRWFDWAERRRQRLALRELADDKHFLDDLGLTREQALDEANKPFWR from the coding sequence ATGTCAACTTTCATTACCGATCCCCTCTCATTCCCGACCAGTCAGGCGGGTGACCGACCCGCCCGAGTTCATCAATCAAATTCCGGACCAAGCCCGGCCATTCGATGGGGTCGCTGGTTCGACTGGGCCGAACGCCGCCGGCAGCGCCTCGCGCTGCGGGAGCTTGCCGATGACAAGCACTTTCTCGACGACCTCGGCCTGACGCGCGAGCAGGCGCTGGACGAAGCCAACAAACCGTTCTGGCGCTGA
- a CDS encoding ABC transporter permease subunit, translating into MHSPDTATIRWAPFHPLVNKEMWEVLSGRALWTMLLILCPLVGYSFVQAVSLYSEASSAARESAALASGLSPLDGILVPTFGAFYVAVTLLFPFVAIRVLGREKESGALRLLVQLPYRASTLIASKIVAVASAWAVATIPVISALVVWAVLDGHLYAAETINLLLGHLLYGLLIGAIALFAASISESSATAAIITLAFTIGSWVLDFALAGQPGLLEWISRLSLTQTLRPFEQGLLSAGLVFGIAGTIGGFAGLATIWLHPGVALLAKLVRSLFCVAVAGGIVVLATQVRTSFDLTEDRRNSFPAADESALATLREPLVITVRLAPEDPRYADLRRNVIAKLERTLANVSVRLAASGQSVIGSASEEAYGEVEYSYAGRSATSRSTSHREVLPLLYELAGMPVPAPIPGQDYPGYPLVANGQTALPWFFGVLPLLIGIFWWWSCRTPRVLQLFNDGGQS; encoded by the coding sequence TTGCACTCACCTGACACAGCGACGATCCGGTGGGCTCCCTTTCATCCCTTGGTCAACAAGGAGATGTGGGAAGTGTTGAGCGGTCGGGCGCTATGGACGATGCTGCTCATCCTTTGCCCGTTGGTCGGCTACAGCTTCGTTCAGGCCGTTTCGCTCTACAGCGAGGCCAGCTCGGCTGCGCGCGAATCAGCGGCGCTTGCAAGCGGGCTGTCGCCACTCGATGGCATTCTAGTGCCGACGTTCGGGGCTTTCTACGTCGCCGTCACGCTGCTGTTTCCTTTTGTTGCCATCCGCGTCCTTGGTCGCGAAAAGGAATCGGGTGCGCTGCGCTTGCTGGTTCAGTTGCCCTATCGGGCATCGACATTGATCGCCAGCAAGATCGTGGCTGTGGCATCAGCGTGGGCGGTCGCGACGATTCCTGTGATTTCCGCGCTCGTAGTTTGGGCAGTGCTCGATGGCCATCTCTATGCTGCGGAAACCATCAATTTGCTGTTGGGCCACCTGTTATATGGTCTGCTCATCGGCGCCATTGCGTTGTTCGCCGCATCCATCTCCGAGAGCTCGGCGACTGCGGCCATTATTACGCTTGCATTCACGATCGGCTCGTGGGTCCTGGATTTCGCCCTGGCTGGCCAGCCCGGTCTCCTCGAATGGATTTCCCGGCTGTCACTGACCCAGACGCTCCGTCCGTTCGAGCAAGGACTGCTTTCGGCAGGCCTTGTGTTTGGCATTGCGGGTACGATCGGCGGGTTTGCCGGGCTTGCCACCATCTGGCTGCATCCCGGTGTGGCGCTCCTGGCGAAGCTCGTTCGATCGCTTTTCTGCGTAGCGGTAGCGGGCGGCATAGTCGTTCTCGCGACGCAGGTCAGGACTTCGTTCGATCTCACCGAAGACCGGCGCAACTCGTTTCCTGCCGCCGACGAAAGCGCGTTGGCGACGTTGCGCGAGCCGCTCGTCATCACTGTTCGCTTGGCTCCCGAAGATCCGCGCTATGCCGATCTGCGGCGAAACGTTATCGCCAAACTCGAGCGCACGCTTGCGAACGTCAGCGTCAGGCTTGCCGCGAGCGGGCAAAGCGTCATCGGCAGCGCCAGCGAGGAGGCTTACGGAGAAGTCGAATATTCGTACGCAGGCCGCTCGGCCACCAGTCGATCAACCAGCCATCGCGAAGTCCTGCCGCTGCTCTACGAACTGGCTGGCATGCCTGTTCCGGCCCCTATCCCTGGCCAGGACTACCCTGGCTACCCGCTGGTCGCGAACGGGCAGACGGCGCTGCCGTGGTTCTTCGGCGTGCTTCCGCTCCTGATCGGCATTTTCTGGTGGTGGAGCTGCCGTACTCCGCGCGTCCTGCAGCTCTTCAACGACGGAGGTCAATCATGA
- a CDS encoding cytochrome-c peroxidase — protein MAQDLDRALLQEARSLFKKLPHDFADSERPLAPERVVLGKMLFFDPRWSVDQNVSCSSCHNPALYGSDALTKSIGVRGRRHARNAPSALNIAGDFAANWRGDRKDVEDQAITAAIGALSTGHTDHVAWIAQIKSIGGYLAMFRRAFPDDDDPITPTNLSLAIGAYERTLATPGPFDAYLDGNILALTSQARLGLRTFVDVGCAACHNGAGVGGAIFQKFGAQMDYWLATGSKDIDKGRFDVTKDDADLYVFKVPGLRNVAMTPPYFHDGSVATLPEAVRVMARVQLGRTLADQEVNGIVAFLKSLTGELPKDFSTMPTLPAGGAR, from the coding sequence ATGGCGCAAGACCTCGACCGGGCCCTGCTGCAGGAAGCTCGTTCGCTCTTCAAGAAACTGCCGCACGACTTTGCTGACTCGGAGCGCCCGCTTGCGCCCGAACGAGTTGTGCTCGGCAAAATGTTGTTCTTCGATCCGCGCTGGTCGGTCGATCAGAATGTGAGTTGTTCCAGCTGCCACAATCCCGCGCTCTACGGCTCGGATGCGCTCACAAAATCGATCGGCGTGCGCGGCCGACGTCACGCCCGCAACGCGCCGTCGGCATTGAACATCGCCGGCGACTTCGCTGCGAATTGGCGGGGCGACCGCAAGGACGTCGAAGATCAAGCCATCACAGCGGCGATCGGCGCGCTCAGCACTGGACATACGGATCACGTCGCGTGGATTGCGCAGATCAAATCGATCGGCGGCTATCTCGCGATGTTCCGACGCGCGTTCCCCGACGACGACGACCCGATCACTCCGACCAACCTCAGTCTGGCGATCGGCGCCTATGAACGGACGCTCGCGACACCCGGACCGTTCGATGCGTACCTGGACGGCAACATCTTGGCGTTGACGTCGCAGGCGCGTTTGGGGCTGCGCACCTTCGTCGATGTCGGGTGTGCCGCGTGCCACAACGGTGCCGGTGTCGGCGGCGCGATCTTCCAGAAATTCGGCGCGCAAATGGATTACTGGCTTGCGACCGGAAGCAAGGACATCGACAAGGGCCGTTTCGACGTGACGAAGGACGACGCGGACCTGTACGTGTTCAAAGTGCCCGGGCTGCGGAACGTCGCGATGACGCCACCGTATTTCCATGATGGATCGGTCGCCACGCTTCCGGAAGCCGTACGCGTGATGGCGAGGGTGCAACTCGGCAGGACGCTCGCCGACCAGGAAGTTAACGGAATCGTGGCGTTCTTGAAATCGCTCACCGGCGAACTCCCCAAGGACTTTTCGACCATGCCCACGTTGCCTGCTGGCGGGGCGCGTTAG
- a CDS encoding cupin domain-containing protein, which yields MQQVRRRFLQIAGAALTASAVAPAAWPQTPTGGPKANQILRSDLEGQGQKVQETVVTVVEFPPGAAAPWHAHPGAQELLFGIEGTLTVEVNGQELKTINIGDTGVIPGDVFHTARNESTNATAKVLVVHSRSNKDKPLIILGKKS from the coding sequence ATGCAGCAGGTCCGCCGCCGCTTCCTGCAGATCGCCGGTGCCGCTCTTACCGCCTCCGCCGTGGCGCCTGCGGCATGGCCGCAGACGCCGACAGGAGGACCGAAGGCCAACCAGATCTTGCGCAGTGATCTGGAAGGCCAGGGCCAGAAGGTTCAGGAGACCGTGGTCACGGTCGTTGAATTTCCGCCGGGCGCGGCTGCGCCTTGGCATGCACATCCGGGCGCACAAGAACTCCTGTTCGGAATCGAAGGCACATTGACGGTCGAGGTTAACGGACAGGAACTCAAGACCATCAACATCGGCGACACTGGCGTGATCCCCGGCGACGTCTTTCATACGGCGCGAAACGAGAGCACGAACGCTACGGCAAAGGTCTTAGTGGTTCACAGTCGAAGCAACAAGGACAAGCCGCTCATCATCCTCGGAAAGAAGTCGTAG
- a CDS encoding glutathione S-transferase family protein yields MSDPIVYGFPRSTFVNIIRLILTHKDVAYSFHDLEPVMGKPDHLALHPFNRVPIFKHGDLTVYETSAIATYVDEAFDGARLTPKDARARARMNQWISAVNSYYYPYMIYHVTHERLVYPELGIASDEEVVAHALPKVENALAVAERQLGHGENFLLGPELTIADFYLLPATFAFSLTAEGQSMYPKFPAFCRWRERMDNLPATQKVRAAVPRLPIEHAREWANSHRPKY; encoded by the coding sequence ATGTCCGATCCAATCGTCTACGGTTTTCCGCGCAGCACCTTCGTCAACATCATTCGCCTGATCTTGACACACAAGGACGTGGCCTACAGCTTCCACGACCTCGAGCCGGTGATGGGCAAGCCTGACCATCTGGCACTGCACCCATTCAACCGCGTCCCGATCTTCAAGCATGGCGATCTCACGGTCTACGAAACGAGTGCGATCGCCACCTATGTCGATGAAGCCTTCGACGGTGCGCGCCTGACGCCGAAGGATGCCCGCGCGCGGGCGCGCATGAACCAGTGGATCAGCGCGGTCAATTCCTATTACTACCCCTATATGATCTACCACGTGACGCACGAGCGCCTGGTCTACCCCGAACTTGGCATTGCGTCCGACGAGGAGGTCGTTGCGCATGCGCTGCCCAAGGTCGAGAACGCGCTTGCGGTCGCCGAACGCCAGCTTGGGCATGGAGAAAACTTCCTGCTCGGCCCGGAACTCACCATCGCGGACTTCTATCTGCTGCCGGCCACCTTTGCGTTCAGCCTGACCGCCGAGGGGCAGTCGATGTATCCGAAATTCCCGGCATTCTGCCGCTGGCGGGAACGGATGGATAATCTGCCGGCGACGCAAAAGGTGCGCGCCGCCGTGCCGCGCCTGCCGATCGAACACGCCCGCGAATGGGCGAATTCGCACCGCCCGAAATATTGA
- a CDS encoding DUF2934 domain-containing protein — MTTKIQSAVLRNYTADSNYGSCRRGYFWFQVQAVKLRLLGNSVVERLLGKYPYFWSCRLSSKEVTVADSQKMKITRRAYELWQQAGEPKDRDEEFYLQAERELNEASENAITAKISPAPSQGRL; from the coding sequence ATGACGACAAAGATTCAGTCTGCGGTGCTGAGAAATTACACCGCTGATAGCAACTACGGCAGTTGTCGAAGAGGATATTTTTGGTTTCAGGTGCAAGCCGTAAAACTTCGCCTGCTCGGAAACTCTGTGGTTGAGCGCCTACTTGGGAAATACCCATACTTTTGGTCGTGCCGACTCAGCTCGAAGGAGGTCACAGTGGCAGATTCCCAGAAGATGAAGATCACAAGGCGCGCTTACGAACTGTGGCAGCAGGCAGGCGAGCCGAAAGATAGAGACGAAGAGTTTTACCTTCAGGCTGAGCGAGAATTGAACGAGGCTTCAGAAAATGCAATCACTGCAAAAATCTCGCCGGCACCGTCTCAAGGACGTCTCTAA
- a CDS encoding response regulator transcription factor — protein sequence MTPVRIALVDDHPVVLAGIRALLQGVPEVELVGEANTGATGLKAICDSSPDIAVIDLSLPDISGMELARQVSRQCPDVKIIALTVHEDRAYVHPVLEAGARGYLLKRSAGDELLRAIRAVNQGDLYLDPAIAEKAAMNAPEPALSEESDGGELSRREEDVLKLVAQGFSNKQIAGQLEVSVKSVETYKARASEKKGLHSRADIVRYGIKQGWLAAPN from the coding sequence ATGACGCCTGTTCGCATCGCGCTCGTTGACGACCATCCCGTCGTGCTCGCCGGCATCCGCGCGCTGCTGCAGGGCGTGCCCGAGGTCGAACTCGTTGGCGAAGCCAACACGGGAGCCACGGGCTTGAAGGCTATTTGCGATTCCTCGCCGGATATCGCGGTCATCGATCTTTCGCTGCCTGACATCAGCGGAATGGAGCTTGCCCGTCAGGTGAGCAGGCAATGCCCTGACGTGAAGATCATTGCGCTGACCGTTCATGAAGATCGGGCCTATGTGCATCCGGTGCTTGAAGCGGGCGCGAGGGGATATTTGTTGAAGCGATCGGCCGGGGACGAACTGCTCCGTGCCATCCGGGCCGTGAACCAGGGCGACCTCTATCTCGATCCCGCGATAGCCGAAAAGGCGGCGATGAACGCGCCCGAACCAGCCTTGTCGGAAGAGAGCGATGGTGGCGAACTCAGCCGGCGGGAAGAGGACGTGCTTAAGCTCGTGGCTCAGGGCTTCAGCAACAAGCAGATCGCAGGACAGCTTGAGGTGAGCGTCAAAAGCGTGGAGACCTACAAGGCGCGAGCGTCGGAAAAGAAGGGGCTTCATAGCCGAGCGGATATTGTCCGCTATGGCATCAAGCAGGGCTGGCTCGCCGCGCCAAACTGA
- a CDS encoding DMT family transporter — protein MQLNQSAVQLPGVPLALGSAVLFGAAAPLSKLLLASIDPQMLAGLLYLGAGLGLVAVHIARAAIGLSAPEASLRRHDLPRLAAVVISGGILGPVFLMLGLGKTSASSGSLMLNLESLATMGIAWLVFRENVDRRLLVGALAIVLGAMVLSWEGQGLSLDVGAALIAAACLCWGIDNNLTRNLSSADPVTIAMVKGLVAGAANIAGGFWLGDALPSAGVATMAAVLGFVGIGVSLVLFVLALRHLGTARTGAYFSLAPFIGALIALGLGDPFTLKLAVAALLMGLGLWLHLTERHEHEHVHDALAHEHRHVHDEHHQHHHDGPFTDEPHSHWHDHKPLRHKHPHCPDLHHRHPH, from the coding sequence ATGCAGCTCAATCAATCAGCGGTCCAATTGCCGGGGGTCCCATTGGCCCTCGGCTCGGCCGTACTGTTTGGTGCTGCCGCGCCGTTATCTAAATTGCTGCTCGCCAGCATTGATCCTCAGATGCTCGCAGGCCTGCTCTACCTCGGAGCAGGCCTGGGCCTGGTCGCCGTGCACATCGCGCGCGCCGCGATTGGACTCTCGGCGCCTGAGGCCTCCTTAAGACGACACGACCTGCCCCGGCTCGCAGCCGTAGTTATCTCTGGGGGTATCCTTGGTCCAGTGTTTTTGATGCTTGGACTTGGCAAGACATCTGCCTCCTCCGGATCATTGATGCTAAATCTCGAGAGCCTTGCAACAATGGGAATTGCGTGGCTCGTCTTTCGCGAAAACGTCGACAGGCGTTTGTTGGTGGGCGCCTTGGCGATCGTCCTCGGCGCAATGGTCTTGTCGTGGGAAGGACAGGGCCTTTCGCTTGACGTAGGCGCGGCACTAATTGCTGCCGCTTGCCTGTGTTGGGGCATCGACAACAACCTGACCCGAAACCTGTCGTCGGCCGACCCGGTTACCATTGCAATGGTCAAAGGCTTGGTGGCCGGAGCGGCGAACATCGCCGGCGGATTTTGGCTTGGCGACGCCTTGCCTTCGGCCGGCGTCGCGACCATGGCTGCAGTTTTGGGATTCGTTGGGATCGGCGTGAGCCTTGTTCTTTTCGTGCTCGCCCTTCGTCATCTCGGCACCGCTCGTACCGGCGCCTACTTCTCGCTCGCTCCCTTTATCGGCGCACTGATCGCCTTGGGCTTGGGAGATCCATTTACGCTCAAGCTTGCCGTCGCCGCGCTGCTGATGGGGTTAGGTCTATGGCTGCACCTAACGGAAAGACACGAACACGAGCATGTTCACGACGCTCTGGCGCATGAACACCGGCATGTTCACGATGAGCATCACCAGCATCATCACGACGGGCCGTTTACTGATGAACCACATTCGCATTGGCACGATCACAAGCCGCTCCGACATAAGCACCCGCATTGTCCCGACCTGCATCATCGGCATCCGCACTAA
- a CDS encoding transcriptional regulator GcvA, whose amino-acid sequence MRPRLPSLNALKAFEAAARHESFTRAAEELCVTQGAVSHQVKALEAELAIKLFNRERQRLIITEAGREYLAIVRDALDRIAIGTERLIERKNAGVLTVSTSPDFAAKWLVHRLGHFAEAHSGIDLRVSATLHHVDFAREEVDLAVRHGDGNWPGFDTVRLSPEKLFAVCSPTLLSGRRRLSKPADILKFPLIHMDSRADWKNWLQEAGIDDAVVTHGPVLNRASMVIDAAINGQGIALARTTLAAWDLINGRLVRPFPHSLPLSRTYWIICPKATAALPKIVTFRDWLLREAASDLRQLQKKGRAARSA is encoded by the coding sequence ATGCGCCCGCGCCTGCCATCACTGAACGCCCTGAAAGCCTTCGAAGCCGCGGCCCGGCATGAGAGTTTTACCCGCGCCGCGGAGGAGCTTTGCGTCACGCAGGGCGCGGTCAGCCATCAGGTCAAGGCGTTAGAGGCCGAGCTTGCCATCAAGCTGTTCAACCGGGAGCGCCAGCGTCTCATCATCACCGAGGCCGGCCGCGAGTATCTTGCAATCGTGCGCGATGCGCTGGATCGCATCGCGATCGGCACGGAGCGGCTGATCGAGCGGAAGAATGCCGGGGTCCTGACCGTAAGCACATCGCCGGATTTTGCCGCCAAATGGCTGGTGCATCGGCTCGGTCACTTTGCCGAGGCGCATTCCGGCATCGATCTGCGGGTGTCTGCGACGCTGCATCATGTCGACTTCGCGCGCGAGGAAGTCGACCTCGCGGTGCGGCACGGCGACGGCAACTGGCCGGGCTTCGATACGGTAAGGTTGAGTCCGGAAAAGCTGTTCGCCGTATGCAGTCCAACGCTGCTTTCCGGCCGCCGCCGCCTGAGCAAGCCCGCCGACATCCTCAAATTTCCGCTGATCCATATGGACAGCCGGGCCGACTGGAAGAACTGGTTGCAGGAGGCAGGCATCGACGATGCGGTCGTCACGCATGGCCCGGTGCTGAACCGCGCCAGCATGGTGATCGACGCCGCCATCAACGGACAAGGCATTGCGCTTGCGCGCACGACGCTGGCGGCGTGGGATCTCATCAATGGCCGGCTGGTACGGCCATTTCCGCATTCGCTGCCGCTCTCCCGGACGTACTGGATCATCTGCCCGAAGGCGACCGCGGCGCTGCCAAAAATCGTGACCTTTCGCGACTGGTTGCTGAGAGAGGCCGCAAGCGATCTGCGCCAGCTTCAGAAGAAAGGGCGGGCGGCCCGCTCGGCATAG
- a CDS encoding chromate resistance protein ChrB domain-containing protein, with product MKWITREKVKVDRVACPWLIKKFVDKDAEFVFVPAEKVMMEATRLDAIPYDVKDVELGHHGKECSFEAILKKYKLTGDPALVLLGRIVNGADTDNTLYHQPEGPGLEAVAEGFRHLGFKDDHSQNAAEWIVYDALYAYCQEMIRRGKPHGDFMS from the coding sequence ATGAAATGGATCACCCGCGAAAAGGTCAAGGTAGATCGCGTCGCCTGCCCATGGCTCATCAAGAAGTTCGTCGATAAGGACGCCGAGTTCGTCTTTGTGCCTGCGGAGAAGGTGATGATGGAGGCAACGCGCCTCGATGCCATTCCCTACGACGTCAAAGACGTCGAGCTTGGCCATCACGGCAAGGAATGCTCGTTCGAAGCCATCCTGAAGAAGTACAAACTCACCGGCGACCCCGCTCTGGTGTTGCTGGGGCGGATTGTTAACGGCGCCGACACCGACAACACGTTGTACCATCAGCCGGAAGGACCGGGCCTGGAAGCTGTCGCCGAAGGCTTCCGGCATCTCGGCTTCAAGGATGACCACTCACAAAACGCGGCGGAGTGGATCGTCTACGACGCGCTCTATGCGTATTGCCAGGAGATGATAAGGCGCGGCAAGCCGCACGGCGACTTCATGAGTTGA